A single Gambusia affinis linkage group LG20, SWU_Gaff_1.0, whole genome shotgun sequence DNA region contains:
- the LOC122822934 gene encoding gap junction delta-3 protein-like, which yields MGEWGFLGSVFDNLQAHSPMLGRFWLFLMLVFRILILGTVASDLFEDEQTEFSCNTLQPGCKQVCYDKAFPISQYRFWVFHIVLIATPSIVFLMYATHHNNKKASRPKSKRSSFQNYVDDRRLRRLYIVNVIFRIIAEVGFLVGQCKLYSFEVPAQYPCDRFPCPYTVDCFTSRPMEKTIFLYFYFGVGVLSAFSSIVELFYSSIKWFCCNQEDFDLEDSACENLRNFRQDESGKKMTPDSASGSSVPLKKGLVRSSKTISTKGKRGKYVSTRMCMV from the coding sequence ATGGGTGAATGGGGCTTCCTTGGGAGCGTCTTCGACAACCTCCAGGCTCACTCTCCGATGCTCGGACGCTTCTGGCTCTTCCTCATGCTCGTGTTTCGGATCCTGATCCTGGGGACTGTGGCCAGCGACCTGTTTGAGGACGAACAAACGGAGTTTTCCTGCAACACCCTCCAGCCGGGCTGTAAGCAGGTCTGCTACGACAAGGCCTTCCCTATCTCCCAGTACAGATTTTGGGTGTTTCACATAGTTCTGATTGCTACGCCGTCCATAGTTTTCCTCATGTACGCCACACATCATAATAACAAAAAAGCCTCTCGGCCCAAGTCGAAGCGCAGCAGCTTTCAGAACTACGTAGATGACCGGCGTTTGAGGAGGCTGTACATCGTAAATGTCATCTTTCGAATCATAGCGGAGGTGGGCTTCTTGGTGGGCCAGTGCAAGCTGTACAGCTTTGAGGTGCCAGCCCAGTACCCCTGTGATCGCTTTCCTTGCCCCTACACCGTTGACTGCTTCACCTCCCGCCCTATGGAGAAAACGATCTTCCTCTACTTCTACTTTGGCGTAGGGGTCCTATCTGCCTTTTCTAGCATTGTGGAGCTGTTCTACAGCTCCATAAAGTGGTTCTGCTGCAACCAGGAAGACTTTGATCTGGAAGACAGCGCTTGCGAGAATCTCCGGAACTTCAGGCAAGATGAGTCGGGCAAGAAGATGACGCCAGACAGTGCATCCGGCAGCAGCGTGCCTCTAAAAAAAGGATTGGTGAGAAGCAGCAAGACGATCTCCACTAAGGGCAAGAGAGGAAAATATGTGAGCACCAGGATGTGCATGGTTTGa